One window of Quercus robur chromosome 12, dhQueRobu3.1, whole genome shotgun sequence genomic DNA carries:
- the LOC126708782 gene encoding protoporphyrinogen oxidase 1, chloroplastic: MNTLTDLPAQSLLLRPRLPYTSPSSLFRTLPLARRNPTARIRCSIAEDSSATAISPPHSAAEEHSSPSNVDCVVVGGGISGLCIAQALATKHSDVVPNVIVTEARDRVGGNIITVERDGYLWEEGPNSFQPSDAMLTMMVDSGLKDDLVLGDPNSPRFVLWNGKLRPVPSKPADLPFFDLMSISGKLRAGFGALGIRPPPPGREESVEEFVRRNLGDEVFERLIEPFCSGVYAGDPSKLSMKAAFGKVWNLEQNGGSIIGGTFKAIQERNKVPKPPRDPNLPKPKGQTVGSLRKGLAMLPNAISTRLGGKVKLSWKLSSISKLDNGGYTLTYETPQGLVSLQSKSVVMTVPSHIASSLLRPLSAGAADSLSKFYYPPVAAVSISYPKEAIRTECLINGELKGFGQLHPRSQGVETLGTIYSSSLFPDRAPAGRVLLLNYIGGATNPGILSKTESELIEAVDRDLRKMLINPNAKDPLALAVKVWPQAIPQFLIGHFDLLDAANAALKDTGFQGLFLGGNYVSGVALGRCVEGAYEVAAEVTKFLSQVAYK; the protein is encoded by the exons ATGAACACCCTCACGGACCTCCCCGCCCAATCGCTTCTCCTCCGCCCACGACTTCCGTACACGTCACCCTCCTCTCTCTTCCGCACACTCCCTCTCGCTCGCCGCAACCCCACCGCACGCATTCGCTGCTCGATCGCCGAGGACTCGTCCGCCACCGCGATTTCTCCGCCTCACTCGGCGGCGGAGGAACACTCCTCCCCCTCAAATGTAGATTGCGTGGTCGTTGGCGGCGGAATCAGCGGCCTCTGCATCGCACAGGCGCTCGCAACCAAACACTCCGACGTCGTTCCCAACGTCATCGTCACCGAGGCCAGAGACCGCGTCGGTGGCAACATCATCACCGTCGAGCGAGACGGTTATCTCTGGGAAGAAGGCCCCAATAGCTTCCAGCCCTCCGATGCCATGCTCACCATGATG GTGGATAGTGGATTGAAGGATGACTTAGTTTTGGGTGATCCTAATTCGCCGCGTTTTGTGTTGTGGAATGGGAAATTAAGGCCAGTCCCCTCGAAGCCGGCCGACCTGCCTTTCTTTGATTTGATGAGCATTAGTGGCAAACTCAGGGCTGGCTTTGGTGCTCTCGGCATCCGCCCTCCTCCACCA GGGCGTGAGGAATCAGTTGAGGAGTTTGTGCGTCGTAATCTTGGCGATGAGGTTTTTGAACGGTTGATCGAGCCATTTTGTTCAG GTGTCTATGCGGGTGATCCTTCAAAACTAAGTATGAAAGCAGCATTTGGGAAAGTTTGGAATCTAGAGCAGAATGGTGGTAGTATCATTGGTGGCACTTTTAAAGCAATCCAGGAGAGAAATAAAGTTCCCAAGCCACCTCGAGATCC GAATCTACCAAAGCCAAAGGGCCAAACTGTTGGATCACTTAGGAAGGGACTCGCTATGTTGCCAAATGCAATTTCTACAAG GTTGGGTGGAAAAGTAAAATTGTCTTGGAAGCTTTCAAGTATCAGTAAATTGGATAATGGAGGTTACACTTTGACATATGAAACACCACAAGGATTGGTTTCTCTTCAGAGCAAAAGTGTTGTCATGACGGTTCCTTCCCATATTGCAAGCAGTTTGCTGCGTCCTCTATCT gCTGGTGCTGCAGATtcactttcaaaattttactacCCACCAGTTGCAGCAGTGTCCATTTCATATCCAAAAGAAGCAATTCGGACAGAATGCTTGATAAATGGTGAATTAAAGGGGTTTGGTCAATTGCACCCACGCAGTCAAGGGGTGGAAACTTTAG GAACCATTTATAGCTCTTCACTTTTCCCTGATCGAGCACCAGCTGGAAGAGTTCTGCTATTGAACTACATTGGAGGGGCTACAAATCCTGGAATTTTGTCCAAG ACGGAGAGTGAACTTATTGAAGCAGTTGATAGAGATTTGCGGAAAATGCTCATAAACCCTAATGCAAAAGACCCACTTGCGTTGGCTGTGAAAGTGTGGCCACAAGCCATTCCACAGTTCTTGATTGGTCATTTTGATCTCCTTGATGCTGCAAATGCGGCTCTCAAAGATACTGGGTTTCAAGGGCTGTTTCTGGGGGGCAACTATGTATCTGGTGTAGCCTTGGGCCGATGTGTTGAGGGTGCTTATGAGGTTGCAGCTGAGGTGACTAAATTCCTATCACAGGTTGCATACAAGTAG
- the LOC126710174 gene encoding auxin-responsive protein IAA20 isoform X1, with protein sequence MGRATSSSSSSIDSNNHQSLSSSSSLSQLKRDLSTDLRLGLSISASQHNSSSTPRVQTLDYPPIQSLVAEGNECNDHATFFVKVYMEGIPIGRKLDLLAHDGYDDLIRTLDYMFNTNILSGGAEVDTMHPEKRHVLTYEDEEGDLMMVGDVPWEMFLSTVKRLKITRAGPC encoded by the exons ATGGGCAGAGCTActagttcttcttcttcttcaattgaCAGTAACAACCATCAATCTCTCTCTAGTTCCTCCTCTCTTTCTCAGCTAAAGAGAGATCTTAGCACAGATCTTAGGCTTGGACTTAGCATTTCAGCCTCTCAACACAACAGCTCTTCAACTCCAAG GGTGCAAACATTGGATTATCCACCAATTCAGTCACTTGTGGCAGAAGGAAACGAGTGCAATGATCATGCCACCTTCTTTGTTAAGGTTTACATGGAGGGCATTCCAATTGGGAGAAAGCTGGACTTACTAGCCCACGATGGTTATGATGACTTAATAAGGACTCTTGACTACATGTTCAACACCAACATTCTCT CAGGGGGAGCTGAAGTGGATACAATGCATCCTGAGAAACGTCATGTATTAACATATGAAGATGAGGAAGGGGATTTGATGATGGTTGGAGATGTGCCTTGGGA gATGTTCTTGTCCACTGTGAAGAGATTGAAGATTACAAGGGCAGGCCCTTGCTGA
- the LOC126710174 gene encoding auxin-responsive protein IAA20 isoform X2, which produces MGRATSSSSSSIDSNNHQSLSSSSSLSQLKRDLSTDLRLGLSISASQHNSSSTPRVQTLDYPPIQSLVAEGNECNDHATFFVKVYMEGIPIGRKLDLLAHDGYDDLIRTLDYMFNTNILWGAEVDTMHPEKRHVLTYEDEEGDLMMVGDVPWEMFLSTVKRLKITRAGPC; this is translated from the exons ATGGGCAGAGCTActagttcttcttcttcttcaattgaCAGTAACAACCATCAATCTCTCTCTAGTTCCTCCTCTCTTTCTCAGCTAAAGAGAGATCTTAGCACAGATCTTAGGCTTGGACTTAGCATTTCAGCCTCTCAACACAACAGCTCTTCAACTCCAAG GGTGCAAACATTGGATTATCCACCAATTCAGTCACTTGTGGCAGAAGGAAACGAGTGCAATGATCATGCCACCTTCTTTGTTAAGGTTTACATGGAGGGCATTCCAATTGGGAGAAAGCTGGACTTACTAGCCCACGATGGTTATGATGACTTAATAAGGACTCTTGACTACATGTTCAACACCAACATTCTCT GGGGAGCTGAAGTGGATACAATGCATCCTGAGAAACGTCATGTATTAACATATGAAGATGAGGAAGGGGATTTGATGATGGTTGGAGATGTGCCTTGGGA gATGTTCTTGTCCACTGTGAAGAGATTGAAGATTACAAGGGCAGGCCCTTGCTGA
- the LOC126709828 gene encoding chitinase 10-like produces the protein MGYPSSEISPVSSLISKELFDTIFLHKDDDACPAKNFYTYDPFINASGCFPKFCRTGSLTKRKREIAAFLGQISYETSGWWPNATDGPYAWGLCYKEEISPKNDYCNSSNQEWPCFPGKSYKGRGPIQITWNFNYGPARKALGFDGLKNPEIVANSSLIAFKTALWFLMSEQKPKPSCHNVMVGRYIPTKADKEANRTVGYGLLTNIINRHECGNPNDRRFNDRIGYFQRC, from the exons ATGGGGTACCCAAGCTCGGAAATATCCCCAGTCTCTTCTTTAATTAGCAAAGAGCTTTTTGACACAATATTTCTACACAAAGATGATGATGCATGCCCTGCCAAGAACTTTTACACATACGATCCTTTCATCAATGCATCGGGTTGCTTTCCCAAATTTTGTAGAACAGGAAGTTTAACCAAACGAAAGCGCGAAATTGCTGCTTTTCTTGGTCAGATATCCTATGAGACCTCAGGTTGGTGGCCTAACGCAACGGATGGACCTTATGCTTGGGGCTTGTGTTATAAAGAGGAAATTAGTCCAAAAAATGATTACTGTAACTCCAGCAACCAAGAATGGCCGTGCTTCCCTGGCAAATCTTACAAAGGAAGAGGCCCCATTCAAATAACTTG GAATTTCAATTATGGTCCTGCTCGAAAGGCCTTAGGATTTGATGGACTAAAGAACCCCGAAATTGTAGCAAATAGCTCCTTAATTGCTTTCAAGACAGCTCTATGGTTCTTGATGAGTGAGCAGAAGCCTAAGCCCTCATGTCACAATGTCATGGTTGGAAGATATATCCCCACAAAAGCTGACAAAGAAGCCAATCGAACAGTTGGATATGGGTTGTTAACCAACATAATCAATAGACATGAATGTGGAAACCCCAATGATAGACGATTTAACGATCGGATTGGCTATTTTCAGAGATGCTAA
- the LOC126709948 gene encoding chitinase 10-like has translation MAFSASYSLALLSFIFFSFASWGTEARGFPISSLISKELFDTIFLHKDNNACPAKNFYTYDSFIKASRCFPRFGSTGSLTTRKREIAAFLGQISHETTGGWPTAPDGPYAWGLCFKEEVNPQSVYCDSSNTEWPCYPGKSYNGRGPIQLSWNFNYGPAGKALGFDGLKNPEIVSNNSLIAFKTALWFWMTEQNPKPSCHNVMVGRYVPTEADIAANRTSGYGLVTNIINGLECGKPNDGRVNDRIGYFQRYAKLFNVDTGPNLDCENQKSY, from the exons ATGGCATTCTCAGCCTCCTACTCTCTTGCCTTACTCTCAttcattttcttctcctttGCTTCATGGGGTACTGAAGCTCGGGGATTCCCCATCTCTTCTTTAATTAGCAAAGAGCTTTTTGACACAATATTTCTGCACAAAGATAACAATGCATGCCCAGCCAAAAACTTTTACACATACGATTCTTTCATCAAAGCATCAAGATGCTTTCCCAGATTTGGTAGCACAGGAAGCTTAACCACACGCAAGAGAGAAATTGCTGCTTTTCTTGGTCAGATATCCCATGAGACCACAGGTGGGTGGCCTACCGCACCTGATGGACCTTATGCTTGGGGTTTGTGCTTTAAAGAGGAAGTTAATCCACAAAGTGTATACTGTGACTCCAGCAACACTGAATGGCCATGCTATCCAGGCAAATCTTACAATGGAAGAGGTCCCATTCAACTATCTTG GAATTTCAACTATGGTCCTGCTGGAAAGGCCTTAGGATTTGATGGACTAAAGAACCCTGAAATTGTATCAAACAACTCTTTGATTGCATTCAAGACAGCTCTATGGTTCTGGATGACTGAGCAGAATCCTAAGCCCTCATGTCACAATGTCATGGTTGGAAGATATGTGCCCACAGAAGCTGACATAGCAGCCAATAGAACATCCGGATATGGGTTGGTGACCAATATAATCAATGGACTTGAGTGTGGAAAACCCAATGATGGACGAGTGAATGATCGAATTGGCTATTTCCAGAGATATGCTAAGTTGTTTAATGTTGATACTGGACCTAACTTAGATTGTGAAAATCAGAAATCATATTAA